In Lodderomyces elongisporus chromosome 1, complete sequence, the DNA window CCAGTTGAAGTGAGTATAATGAAATTGGACGAGCTATATACGGACAAGCAATTGATATTTAATAGTCCTCTTTCCGACATTTGCAGGGCCAAGCCTGTGGGATCTTCCCAGGGGTATGTATGTCTCAAAAtagttgatgttgatttcAAGATTCCACCGCATTCGATTCATCGTGAAATCAAGGCTATTAAGCGGCTTCAATTGGGTAAACATGCGGGTATTGTGAAgtatattgatgatttccAAATATTTGATGATATGATTTTGGTAGAGGAGTATTACCcaaagaatttgagtcaattgcttctgctgctgccaAAATACCTGCGAACTCGAACGAGGTATAATCTTGCATTCCCTGAACAGCCACCAAAGTATACCATAACTAATGTTGCACCGGTGAGTGAGATTCGGTTATTTTTGAGGAATGTGGCCAGTGCGTTACTGTTTATTCATGAGCATGAGATCATTCATCGTGATATCAAACCTAGTAATATTATGTTTCGCATGGGAGATGATTTGACACAGCCTGttttgattgattttggtATTTGTTATGATTATACTGATCCGCCATTGGATGAGACTCGGGATGAGAAGTATGTTGATGTGTCAACTGGGATATATAAGCTGCCTGAGTTGATATTGGGCATGACTGATTATTCGTATGCCATAGATGTGTGGCTGTTGGGTGTGGTTATGACTGTTTTGTATTCCAATGACTTTAAGTCTGTATTGATCAAGAGTGATGCAAGTAGTTTTAAAAGTGAGGGTAATGGTAGTGGAAATGGTAGACATGTTGACAATATTAggggagaagaagaaaataaaaaggaggaagaggaggaggaggaggaacaGATGAGTAATGAAATGGCGATTAGTGATTTGCATTTGTTAAGTTGCCAATTTAAATGTTTTGGTACTCCACACTATGGATgcgaaggagaaggagaaagaaatgaagaagaagaagaagtgggTGAAAGAAGATTAGCTGAAATAAAACAGGAGGATGTGCAGGATGATGAACTACTTTGGAAGGAGttggagaaagaagagtATCATTATCGTAAGTTTAATTTAAAGAGATTTAAAAGAAAGTGTGTAAATGAGTTGCTACCATTGtgtgatgatgaagaagtgCAGAGCCTTTGGTTAAGAATGATAAGGTATGATAGGTGTAAAAGAATTACTAGCAAGGAGTTGTATACTGCGTTAAAGTGAGAATTTAGTGGTACTAGCTACAAATGAGCATCAACACCCCAAGTTTGTTAGGTGAGGCGTAACCAAGTTTgcattttatttatttttttattttttttttatttattttttttttaatcattTATTTATGAGGTACGCTAACAGTCATGTGACTGGTCAtgtgataataataataattaaagGTTTAGGCTTTTATATTTCTGAAGAAACATTTTTTAATCTATCTATCTTTCTCCCTGATGCTTTTATCACACATTTTGCCAATTATAGTTATTATGAGTGCAAATTGGGttaagaagaaagaattgGCATGAGTGTAAGTGTGAGCATGAGTGTAAGTGTAggtattgttgttaatggTGATAATTTCAATTATGATGAAATTGTGACAACTACTTGTCTTGTTCACTTTTGCTACAAGCGCAGATCAATTCTGTACACAATGTGTCATCCATTTGTCTCTCTTTACAACCTGCCAATACGGTTGGTAGCAGTTCCCCgcattctctttttttttttaatttttatttctatttctcatttcttttatttcttttttttttttcttttcatttgttttgaGTCAAGGGCTCAAATGCGTGGGGGATGGAGGGGGAGGGGGTGAGAGTCATCAGAGTCAGGGGTTACAAGGCTTCTTCCCTTCATCCATATCCCTCACTGAAcaagtaaaaaagaaattaaaaaaaattcggAAAGAAGGGGAAGACAATATTGAAAAGTAAACTTATGTATAAGTGTACTGAGTATAAGTGTACAAATGTATGGTCTGTATAAGTATATGTTATGGGTAATAGTGCCTAAGAAACAGACACACTctatacacacatacacaatgtaattttatttattatctttttcttttgtcgCTAAAGTATTATTCGTAACAAAACCATTGGCAGAATGTTTGTGGGAATATTCatatataaattaaaaataaattttaattatagttgttgaatttaaacaactaaaataataaaaagacAATGAAACGTTTTTGTCTTTGGTAGATTAGAACTATTGGTGGGGAGGGgaaggagagagagagaggggtTTATAATTAACATAATAAATTATAATagtaacaaacaaacagacaGAGACAGGTAACACAGAGAGTACGTGGAGTGCACAAGCAACAGGTACAGAttcattatatatatatatatatatacatacacttgtatttgtatttgtatatgaatccaattccttttttatttttggttgagaaaagaaaagaaaagtaagacaaaaaataaaaataaaaatggaCAGGGTAAATGAATACAATTGTATTACAGGAATCTACAAACTATTAAAGCTATacgaaaataaaataaaacgtTTGCCAGTAATATATAGATAcatatatga includes these proteins:
- the CSK1 gene encoding mitogen-activated protein kinase; the encoded protein is MKLDELYTDKQLIFNSPLSDICRAKPVGSSQGYVCLKIVDVDFKIPPHSIHREIKAIKRLQLGKHAGIVKYIDDFQIFDDMILVEEYYPKNLSQLLSSSPKYSRTRTRYNLAFPEQPPKYTITNVAPVSEIRLFLRNVASALSFIHEHEIIHRDIKPSNIMFRMGDDLTQPVLIDFGICYDYTDPPLDETRDEKYVDVSTGIYKSPELILGMTDYSYAIDVWSLGVVMTVLYSNDFKSVLIKSDASSFKSEGNGSGNGRHVDNIRGEEENKKEEEEEEEEQMSNEMAISDLHLLSCQFKCFGTPHYGCEGEGERNEEEEEVGERRLAEIKQEDVQDDELLWKELEKEEYHYRKFNLKRFKRKCVNELLPLCDDEEVQSLWLRMIRYDRCKRITSKELYTALK